One part of the Ruegeria sp. SCSIO 43209 genome encodes these proteins:
- a CDS encoding aromatic ring-hydroxylating dioxygenase subunit alpha: MYLRNCWYVAAWSKDIGRELKAETYLGENIVLYRQQDGTPVALENACPHRKLPLSDGNLKGDLVECGYHGLTFDCSGKCTDSPTQRGMTPRRAVVKSYPVVDRYRLLWIWMGDPELADPDLIFPIENFDDTSWGLTDGGVMDIDCHYLWVCDNLLDPSHVAWVHVSSFAGAGTDEEPLDVKKTDRGVIVSRWIENKPPSPYYAKLVSFDGDCDRLQHYEMCMPAIGLNKSIYTPVGTGGYDKDPVDETFINISYNFMTPINEDQTRYFWFQHRNSDPDNAEVSKFMNDGARMAFLEDKDVLEKVHKGMKNAQTPHIDLGLDAGAKTYRRVLDRAIEAEAAVPEGAIRQA, encoded by the coding sequence ATGTACCTCAGAAATTGCTGGTATGTTGCCGCCTGGAGCAAGGATATCGGGCGTGAACTGAAGGCTGAGACATATCTGGGTGAGAACATTGTGCTCTATCGTCAGCAGGATGGGACGCCCGTTGCGCTTGAGAATGCCTGCCCGCATCGCAAGCTCCCGCTATCCGATGGCAATCTGAAAGGGGATCTGGTCGAATGCGGCTACCACGGGCTGACATTCGATTGTTCGGGCAAATGTACGGACAGCCCAACGCAGCGGGGGATGACGCCTCGGCGCGCGGTGGTGAAGTCTTATCCAGTTGTCGACCGCTATCGCCTGCTCTGGATCTGGATGGGCGATCCTGAACTGGCTGATCCGGACCTGATTTTCCCAATCGAAAACTTTGATGACACGAGCTGGGGCCTGACCGATGGCGGGGTGATGGATATCGATTGCCATTATCTTTGGGTTTGCGACAACCTGCTTGATCCCAGCCACGTGGCCTGGGTACATGTCTCGTCATTCGCCGGCGCGGGAACGGATGAAGAGCCTCTGGACGTCAAAAAGACAGATCGCGGCGTGATTGTCTCGCGCTGGATCGAAAACAAACCTCCATCGCCTTACTATGCCAAACTGGTCTCGTTCGACGGCGATTGCGACCGCTTGCAGCATTACGAAATGTGCATGCCCGCAATCGGGCTGAATAAGTCCATCTATACTCCGGTTGGCACGGGTGGATATGACAAAGATCCTGTCGATGAGACATTCATCAACATCTCTTACAACTTCATGACGCCAATCAACGAGGATCAGACCAGGTATTTCTGGTTCCAGCATCGCAACTCTGATCCGGACAATGCCGAGGTTTCGAAATTCATGAATGATGGTGCGCGGATGGCGTTTCTTGAAGACAAAGATGTGCTGGAAAAAGTGCACAAGGGCATGAAAAACGCTCAGACACCGCATATTGATCTGGGTTTGGATGCCGGGGCAAAAACATACCGACGCGTGCTCGACCGAGCGATCGAGGCCGAGGCCGCTGTGCCAGAGGGTGCAATTCGGCAAGCCTGA
- a CDS encoding LysR substrate-binding domain-containing protein, whose translation MILNLPYSALRAFEAVVRHSGFSPAAEELGVSQSAVSQHVRSLEEWLGRDLLVRGARQSRPTREGEQLAQAISDGLGRISDVCAQLRDRTRADRTIVISCLPGFAFNWLFPRLLHFDLAHPDLSISIATDTGYYPFSGADSDIGIRYGLGEYPGFEVDLLMRERLFPVCAPALLPELKRIEDLSQHTLLVDENLHHGTSSPTWEFWARQTNLTLPSGVRTRRLGQSNMVIQAAIEGLGVALGREPLVIDALCDGRLVRPFQQLTQSPLSYWLVRRPDSKDSQKVSEFLNWIKAEVASQPDLPPSVMLPN comes from the coding sequence ATGATCTTGAATCTGCCATACTCCGCGCTGCGAGCCTTTGAGGCAGTTGTACGCCATTCCGGCTTTTCGCCCGCCGCCGAGGAACTGGGGGTCAGCCAAAGTGCCGTCAGCCAGCACGTCAGATCGCTCGAAGAATGGCTTGGGCGGGATTTGCTGGTGCGCGGTGCGCGGCAATCGCGACCTACCCGCGAAGGTGAGCAATTGGCGCAGGCAATCTCGGATGGGTTGGGGCGCATTTCAGATGTGTGTGCGCAACTTCGCGATCGAACGCGTGCGGACCGGACCATCGTGATTTCATGTTTGCCGGGGTTTGCATTCAACTGGCTGTTTCCAAGACTTCTGCACTTTGATTTGGCCCACCCGGACCTGTCTATTTCGATCGCGACGGATACGGGATACTATCCGTTTTCCGGCGCAGATTCCGATATCGGCATTCGATATGGTCTTGGTGAATATCCCGGGTTTGAAGTGGATTTGCTTATGCGGGAAAGGCTGTTTCCCGTTTGCGCGCCCGCGCTGTTGCCTGAACTGAAGCGCATTGAAGATTTGTCACAGCACACACTGCTGGTAGATGAAAATCTGCACCATGGTACGTCCAGCCCAACATGGGAGTTCTGGGCGCGGCAAACCAATCTGACATTGCCGTCTGGAGTGCGCACGCGCCGATTGGGCCAATCAAACATGGTCATACAGGCAGCGATTGAGGGGCTGGGGGTGGCGCTTGGGCGCGAACCGCTGGTTATTGATGCGTTGTGCGATGGCCGTCTGGTGCGACCGTTTCAGCAACTGACCCAATCGCCACTTTCCTATTGGCTCGTCCGGCGCCCTGATAGCAAAGACAGCCAAAAAGTCAGCGAGTTCCTGAACTGGATCAAGGCCGAAGTTGCTTCGCAGCCCGATCTGCCCCCGTCGGTAATGCTGCCGAATTAG
- a CDS encoding bifunctional aconitate hydratase 2/2-methylisocitrate dehydratase: protein MSLYTNYLDEIEARKAQGLHPKPIDDGALVKELVRQIKDVDHAHRADSLNYFIYNTLPGTTSAAGEKARFLKEIIQGEALVDEISVPFAFELLSHMKGGPSVEVLLDLALGGEPEIAGQAAEVLKTQVFLYEADTDRLKEAFSAGNPVARDILESYARAEFFTKLPDIEEEIKVVTYIAAEGDISTDLLSPGNQAHSRSDRELHGKCLISQQAQDEIQELQRQHPDKRVMLIAEKGTMGVGSSRMSGVNNVALWTGKQASPYVPFVNIAPIVAGTNGISPIFLTTVGVTGGIGIDLKNWVKKVDSEGNPILNNDDSPILEQKYSVETGTVLTINTKDKKLYDADGAKELVDIASSFTPQKQEFMKAGGSYAIVFGKKLQTFAAQTLGVELKSAFAPSKEISRDGQGLTAVEKIFNRNALGVAEGTVLHAGSDVRVKVNIVGSQDTTGLMTSQELEAMAATVISPTVDGAYQSGCHTASVWDKKAQANIPKLMAFMNNFGLITGRDPKGEYHSMTDVIHKVLNDITVDDRAIIIGGDSHTRMSKGVAFGADSGTVALALATGEATMPIPESVKVTFKGKMADHMDFRDVVHATQAQMLKAFGDNVFQGRIIEVHIGTLLADQAFTFTDWTAEMKAKASICISEDETLIESLEIAKGRIQIMIDKGMENEARTLQGLIDKADARIAEIRSGAVPALRPDENAEYFAELVVDLDEINEPMIADPDVNNADVSKRYTHDTIRPVSYYKGEKKVDLGFVGSCMVHKGDLIIVSQMLKNLEKKEGKIEFKAPLVVAAPTYNIVDELKEEGEWSILQEYSGFEFDDLFPKTSARTEYENTLYLERPGCNLCMGNQEKAEKGDTVLATSTRLFQGRVVEDSEDKKGESLLASTPVVVLSAILGRTPKIEEYKAAVEGIDLTRFAPPVAKPANSNSAHF, encoded by the coding sequence ATGAGCCTTTACACCAACTACCTCGACGAAATTGAAGCCCGCAAAGCGCAGGGTCTGCATCCGAAACCGATTGATGATGGCGCGCTTGTCAAAGAGCTTGTTAGGCAGATCAAGGACGTCGATCATGCGCATCGTGCGGATTCTCTAAACTATTTCATCTATAATACGCTGCCCGGCACGACCAGCGCCGCTGGCGAGAAGGCACGTTTTTTGAAAGAGATCATTCAGGGCGAAGCGCTGGTTGACGAAATTTCAGTACCCTTTGCCTTTGAACTGCTGTCGCACATGAAAGGCGGTCCTTCGGTTGAGGTTCTTCTTGATCTGGCTTTGGGTGGTGAACCCGAGATCGCAGGGCAGGCGGCTGAAGTGCTGAAAACACAGGTCTTCCTATATGAGGCTGATACGGATCGTTTGAAGGAGGCGTTTTCTGCCGGAAATCCGGTCGCACGCGACATTCTTGAAAGCTATGCGCGGGCCGAGTTCTTCACCAAGCTGCCCGATATCGAGGAAGAGATCAAAGTTGTCACGTATATCGCTGCCGAGGGCGATATATCGACTGACTTGCTGTCGCCGGGCAACCAGGCACACTCGCGCTCGGATCGGGAGCTGCATGGCAAGTGCTTAATCTCGCAGCAAGCGCAAGACGAGATTCAAGAATTACAGCGCCAGCACCCAGATAAACGCGTGATGCTGATTGCTGAGAAAGGGACAATGGGCGTTGGCTCGTCCCGGATGTCGGGTGTCAACAACGTTGCGCTTTGGACCGGCAAGCAGGCCAGCCCATATGTGCCATTCGTAAACATTGCCCCGATCGTGGCCGGTACGAACGGTATCTCTCCGATCTTTCTGACCACCGTTGGTGTGACGGGCGGGATTGGTATCGACCTGAAAAACTGGGTCAAGAAAGTCGATTCCGAGGGGAATCCGATCCTCAACAATGACGACAGCCCTATCCTGGAGCAAAAGTACTCGGTCGAAACCGGGACAGTGCTCACGATCAATACGAAAGACAAAAAGCTTTATGACGCCGATGGCGCCAAAGAGCTTGTTGATATTGCCTCGTCCTTCACTCCGCAAAAGCAGGAGTTCATGAAGGCCGGCGGATCCTACGCCATCGTGTTCGGCAAGAAGTTGCAAACATTTGCAGCACAGACACTGGGAGTCGAGCTGAAGTCGGCATTTGCGCCGTCGAAAGAGATCAGCCGAGATGGACAGGGCCTGACCGCGGTCGAAAAGATCTTTAACCGCAACGCTTTGGGAGTAGCGGAAGGCACGGTCTTGCACGCCGGGTCGGACGTACGGGTCAAGGTCAACATCGTAGGATCGCAGGATACCACTGGCCTGATGACCTCGCAAGAGCTTGAGGCGATGGCGGCGACCGTGATTTCTCCAACCGTCGATGGTGCGTATCAGTCCGGTTGCCACACCGCCTCGGTCTGGGACAAGAAGGCGCAAGCCAACATCCCCAAACTGATGGCGTTTATGAACAATTTCGGCCTGATCACAGGGCGCGATCCCAAGGGTGAATATCACTCGATGACTGACGTGATCCACAAGGTTCTGAACGATATCACCGTGGATGATCGCGCCATCATCATTGGGGGCGACTCGCACACGCGCATGTCCAAAGGTGTGGCTTTCGGGGCGGATTCGGGCACCGTTGCCTTGGCACTGGCCACGGGCGAAGCAACCATGCCCATTCCGGAATCCGTGAAGGTGACGTTCAAAGGCAAAATGGCCGACCACATGGATTTCCGCGACGTGGTCCACGCGACACAGGCGCAGATGCTGAAGGCGTTCGGCGATAACGTGTTCCAGGGGCGTATTATCGAAGTTCATATCGGTACCCTTCTGGCGGATCAGGCTTTCACCTTCACCGACTGGACGGCCGAGATGAAGGCGAAGGCTTCGATCTGTATTTCCGAAGACGAGACCCTGATCGAGTCACTGGAAATCGCCAAAGGTCGGATTCAGATCATGATCGACAAGGGCATGGAGAATGAGGCGCGGACCCTGCAAGGCCTGATCGACAAAGCCGACGCACGTATAGCCGAGATCAGATCCGGCGCAGTTCCAGCCCTGAGGCCGGATGAAAATGCCGAGTATTTTGCCGAGCTGGTCGTTGATCTGGACGAGATCAACGAGCCCATGATCGCCGACCCTGATGTGAACAACGCGGATGTCTCCAAGCGTTATACGCACGATACGATCCGGCCTGTTTCCTACTACAAAGGGGAAAAGAAAGTGGATCTGGGATTTGTCGGATCTTGCATGGTCCACAAGGGTGATCTGATCATCGTATCGCAGATGCTTAAGAACCTTGAGAAGAAGGAGGGCAAGATTGAATTCAAGGCCCCTCTGGTCGTCGCGGCGCCAACCTACAACATAGTTGATGAGTTGAAGGAAGAAGGTGAGTGGAGCATTCTTCAGGAATATTCCGGTTTCGAATTCGACGATCTTTTCCCCAAGACATCAGCGCGAACCGAATACGAAAATACGCTGTATCTTGAGCGTCCGGGCTGCAACCTTTGCATGGGTAATCAGGAAAAGGCTGAGAAAGGTGATACTGTTCTGGCGACATCTACCCGCTTGTTCCAAGGGCGTGTTGTCGAGGACTCGGAAGATAAGAAAGGTGAATCCCTTCTGGCTTCCACACCGGTAGTTGTACTGTCTGCCATCCTCGGGCGAACTCCGAAAATCGAGGAATACAAGGCCGCTGTCGAAGGGATCGACCTGACCCGCTTTGCACCTCCGGTCGCCAAGCCCGCAAATTCCAATTCGGCACATTTCTGA
- a CDS encoding FAD-dependent oxidoreductase — protein sequence MQKYSAFSLARNAISGHKNWSRAWRSPPLKDRYEVVVIGAGGHGLATAYYLAKEFGITDVAVLERGWLGGGNIARNTVTIRSNYMRDESIPFYVKSVEMYEGLTHELNFNMMHSKRTMVDVVQTWPKLRELRRRQLIMDIYGSTYEQITTDELRKRIPALTGGGPVARLPIICGMVHTDAGVNRHDAVAWGYARAADAMGVEIHQQTAVQALIRGADGRIEGVETNRGTVRAKKVVVAVSGHTTTLTETAGLKLPLRTMNLTAFVSEPVKPLVDVIVNCPDSGFYFSQSDKGEMVIGGAPDMGQSFRRDIKQHVFEDTVTAMLSLFPSFKKLKLMRQWGGHLDIAHDASPIMDQTDVPGLFVTAGWWGGYKAIPAGGLTLAHLVAKGEPHPLMASFTLDRFRHLEFVMEAGTTTAR from the coding sequence ATGCAAAAATATTCGGCATTTTCACTCGCCCGTAACGCGATTTCTGGTCATAAGAACTGGTCCCGAGCCTGGCGGAGCCCGCCGCTCAAAGACCGGTACGAGGTGGTGGTGATCGGGGCAGGGGGTCACGGGCTGGCCACGGCTTATTATCTGGCCAAAGAGTTTGGCATAACCGACGTCGCCGTGCTGGAACGGGGCTGGTTGGGTGGCGGAAACATAGCGCGCAATACGGTTACGATCCGGTCAAATTACATGCGTGACGAGTCGATCCCGTTCTACGTCAAATCCGTCGAGATGTACGAAGGGCTGACGCATGAGTTGAACTTCAACATGATGCATTCCAAGCGCACCATGGTGGATGTGGTGCAGACCTGGCCCAAACTGCGAGAGTTGCGGCGTCGGCAGTTGATTATGGACATATATGGCTCGACCTATGAGCAGATCACCACAGACGAATTGCGCAAACGCATACCTGCTCTGACAGGTGGTGGGCCAGTTGCGCGCCTGCCGATCATCTGCGGCATGGTCCACACGGATGCAGGTGTAAACCGGCATGATGCGGTGGCCTGGGGCTATGCCCGTGCGGCGGATGCGATGGGGGTCGAGATCCACCAGCAGACCGCCGTGCAAGCATTGATCCGTGGCGCTGATGGGCGCATCGAAGGTGTCGAGACCAATCGCGGCACCGTGCGGGCAAAAAAGGTTGTGGTGGCCGTATCGGGCCATACCACGACATTGACCGAGACAGCGGGGCTCAAGCTGCCATTGCGCACGATGAACCTGACGGCCTTTGTGTCCGAACCAGTGAAGCCCTTGGTGGATGTCATCGTAAATTGCCCGGACAGTGGGTTCTATTTCAGCCAGTCTGACAAGGGTGAGATGGTGATCGGCGGCGCTCCTGATATGGGGCAAAGCTTTCGTCGCGACATCAAGCAACATGTGTTCGAAGACACTGTGACCGCGATGCTATCGCTTTTCCCGAGCTTCAAGAAACTCAAACTAATGCGCCAATGGGGTGGGCATCTTGATATTGCCCATGATGCCTCGCCCATCATGGATCAGACTGACGTACCGGGGCTGTTCGTGACCGCTGGCTGGTGGGGCGGATACAAAGCCATTCCTGCGGGCGGACTGACGCTTGCGCATCTGGTCGCCAAAGGCGAGCCGCATCCGCTGATGGCCTCGTTCACTTTGGACCGCTTCCGCCATCTAGAGTTTGTGATGGAAGCCGGCACCACAACGGCGAGATAG
- a CDS encoding sarcosine oxidase subunit delta, which produces MMLIPCPFCGKRNESEFVYGGPVGAARPDTNAVSDADWVEYLTITPNPMGPVQERWWHARGCGEWLTIWRDTVTHDIVEVPDGSD; this is translated from the coding sequence ATGATGCTCATCCCCTGCCCATTCTGTGGCAAGCGCAATGAAAGCGAGTTCGTCTATGGCGGCCCGGTCGGAGCTGCTCGACCCGATACCAACGCCGTCAGCGATGCTGATTGGGTCGAATACCTGACCATAACGCCCAACCCGATGGGGCCTGTGCAAGAGCGGTGGTGGCACGCACGGGGCTGCGGCGAGTGGCTGACAATCTGGCGGGATACCGTGACACATGACATTGTGGAGGTGCCCGATGGCTCAGATTAA
- a CDS encoding UDP-N-acetylglucosamine 2-epimerase, translated as MNPVGYLDMVALESNAVLVSTGSSGMQKEAYLYGVPCVTIRTETGSIELDESGWNRIVSPIERDIEDGILSAIGTSGNQIEIYGDGTASQQIAQILAARV; from the coding sequence ATAAACCCAGTCGGGTACTTGGATATGGTCGCTCTAGAAAGCAATGCGGTGCTGGTTTCTACGGGCTCTAGCGGAATGCAGAAAGAAGCGTATCTCTACGGCGTACCCTGCGTCACTATTAGAACGGAAACAGGGTCGATTGAGCTTGATGAAAGCGGCTGGAATCGTATCGTTTCGCCCATAGAAAGGGATATCGAGGATGGTATCCTAAGTGCGATAGGGACTAGCGGAAATCAGATAGAAATCTATGGTGATGGAACCGCTTCGCAACAAATCGCACAGATACTAGCCGCGCGAGTTTAA
- a CDS encoding 2Fe-2S iron-sulfur cluster-binding protein, whose product MAQINRRAVGGRVDRSRLLTFQFNGKTYEGFEGDTLASALLANGVRVTARSFKYHRPRGIVGHGPEEPGTLVELEGEDASGNRPATTVPLREGLNARSVNCWPSPEFDLGGINQLIGRFIPAGFYYKTFKWPNWHLFEPYIRKAAGLAAAPAQPPSSGHFEARYAHADVLIAGAGPAGLQAALEAGLAGKRVFLADEGTEAGGSLLNRTLTIGGRPAMDWVGEAVEELSQMANVTHLQNATVWAYREHNLVIVNEREPDQASILERNWRVRVAEVVIATGATERSMVFANNDRPGVMLASSVQAYVNRWGVTPGQSVVLFTNNNSAYAVAADLVAAEVTVNAILDSRDTVPREALDLVSGITVHAGTVAADIRGYKSIRAVKAVPKSGGAGTWIDCDLLAHSGGWNPTVHLWSQSRSTLRFDEELAAFLPDQPIQSCRAVGAAAGDLTLDRIIDDGSELPCSIEPLWRVNVPGQRGKAFLDIQNDVAVSDVHLALREGYDNVEHVKRYTTGGMGIDQGKTGNINIIGTVALQKGVLLQDVGTTTFRSPYTPVSFGAIGGLREDSVLFPYRHTPVTQWNKDYGAVMYEAGARWRRPGFFPKPGEGLQEAVNRECRAVREGVGVYDGSPLGTFELKGRDAPRFLDFLYSNIMSSLKPGDGRYGLMLSDDGLIIDDGVAFRLDQRRWMISTSTGHADAVNQHMEKLLQTEFPDWQVMITTVTSQWNNATICGPRARDVMHALCTDIDLSPEAFPFMSFRDGTVAGFPARVVRVSFTGELSYEVNVAPRHMAALWDKVMEAGAPFDILPVGSESSHVLRVEKGFLSLGHEVDGTVDAYDLGMGWAMSKKKPDYLGKRSVHLRREAEGKRRELVGILPEDPDKQVPEGAPLTPKGRKEATEGLVTACVWSVVNNRWVGLALLKNGQERHGQTAHVRLKDEVIPVTITKPVFHDPEGQRLRS is encoded by the coding sequence ATGGCTCAGATTAATCGCCGCGCGGTGGGTGGTCGTGTTGATCGAAGCCGCCTTCTGACGTTCCAGTTCAATGGGAAAACTTACGAAGGGTTCGAAGGGGACACTCTGGCCTCGGCCCTGCTGGCGAACGGGGTGCGAGTAACAGCCCGTAGTTTCAAGTACCACCGCCCACGCGGCATTGTCGGACACGGGCCTGAAGAGCCGGGAACCCTTGTGGAGCTGGAAGGCGAGGACGCCTCGGGCAACCGTCCAGCGACCACGGTTCCATTGCGCGAAGGGCTGAATGCACGCTCGGTCAATTGCTGGCCATCGCCCGAGTTTGATCTGGGCGGGATCAATCAATTGATTGGCCGTTTTATTCCTGCGGGCTTCTACTACAAAACTTTCAAATGGCCTAACTGGCATCTGTTTGAACCATACATCCGCAAGGCGGCGGGGCTGGCAGCAGCGCCTGCGCAACCGCCTTCATCGGGGCATTTCGAAGCGCGCTACGCTCATGCAGATGTCTTGATTGCAGGTGCAGGTCCCGCCGGCCTGCAAGCTGCACTTGAGGCTGGTCTGGCAGGCAAGCGAGTCTTCCTCGCAGACGAGGGAACCGAAGCGGGCGGCAGCCTCCTGAACCGCACCCTGACCATTGGCGGGCGTCCGGCGATGGATTGGGTAGGCGAAGCGGTTGAAGAACTAAGCCAAATGGCAAACGTCACCCATCTTCAGAACGCGACCGTATGGGCCTATCGCGAACACAACCTAGTGATCGTCAATGAACGCGAGCCGGATCAGGCCAGCATTCTAGAACGCAACTGGCGGGTCCGTGTTGCTGAGGTGGTGATTGCCACCGGGGCCACGGAACGGTCGATGGTGTTTGCCAATAATGACAGGCCGGGCGTCATGTTGGCCTCATCCGTGCAGGCCTATGTTAATCGTTGGGGCGTGACACCCGGTCAGAGTGTGGTTCTGTTCACCAACAACAACAGCGCTTACGCAGTGGCCGCCGATCTGGTCGCAGCTGAGGTAACGGTTAACGCGATCCTCGATAGCCGCGACACGGTTCCAAGGGAAGCTCTTGATCTGGTGTCGGGGATAACCGTCCATGCCGGAACAGTAGCCGCCGATATCCGAGGGTACAAAAGCATCCGTGCTGTCAAGGCCGTTCCCAAGTCCGGGGGCGCAGGCACCTGGATCGACTGCGACTTGCTGGCTCATTCCGGCGGTTGGAATCCGACGGTGCACCTGTGGTCTCAGTCCCGCAGCACACTTCGGTTTGATGAAGAACTCGCTGCGTTTTTGCCCGATCAACCGATTCAATCCTGTCGGGCCGTCGGCGCGGCGGCGGGGGATCTCACACTGGATCGGATCATCGATGACGGTTCAGAGCTGCCTTGTTCGATTGAACCGCTATGGCGCGTAAATGTGCCAGGGCAACGTGGAAAGGCATTCCTGGATATTCAGAACGATGTTGCGGTCAGCGATGTGCATCTGGCGCTGCGTGAAGGATATGACAACGTGGAACATGTCAAACGCTACACCACTGGCGGGATGGGCATAGATCAGGGCAAGACGGGCAATATCAACATTATTGGCACCGTTGCTCTGCAAAAGGGCGTTCTATTGCAAGATGTTGGCACGACGACATTCCGCTCTCCCTACACGCCGGTCTCATTCGGTGCGATTGGGGGGCTGCGTGAGGACTCGGTGTTGTTCCCCTACCGGCACACGCCGGTGACCCAATGGAACAAGGATTATGGCGCAGTGATGTATGAGGCTGGTGCCCGATGGCGCCGTCCGGGGTTTTTTCCCAAACCCGGTGAGGGCCTGCAAGAGGCGGTGAACCGGGAATGCCGCGCGGTGCGTGAAGGCGTTGGCGTATACGACGGTTCGCCGCTCGGCACGTTCGAGCTTAAAGGGCGCGATGCTCCGCGCTTTCTGGATTTTCTGTATTCGAACATCATGTCCAGCCTGAAGCCCGGCGATGGTCGCTATGGTCTTATGTTGTCGGATGACGGTCTGATCATAGATGACGGGGTGGCCTTTCGGCTGGATCAGCGCCGCTGGATGATCTCGACCTCAACGGGCCATGCAGACGCCGTCAACCAGCACATGGAAAAGCTGCTTCAGACCGAGTTTCCTGACTGGCAAGTCATGATCACAACTGTGACAAGCCAGTGGAACAACGCCACCATTTGTGGACCCCGCGCGCGCGATGTCATGCACGCGCTGTGTACGGATATCGATCTGTCGCCCGAGGCATTCCCCTTCATGTCGTTCCGGGACGGTACGGTAGCGGGGTTCCCTGCGCGGGTTGTGCGCGTCAGTTTCACCGGTGAGCTATCCTATGAGGTCAACGTTGCCCCACGCCACATGGCCGCCTTGTGGGACAAGGTGATGGAGGCTGGTGCACCCTTTGATATCCTGCCTGTAGGATCGGAATCCAGCCATGTCTTGCGTGTGGAAAAAGGCTTTCTTTCGCTGGGTCACGAGGTCGATGGTACCGTGGACGCCTATGACCTGGGCATGGGCTGGGCAATGTCGAAGAAAAAGCCCGACTACCTAGGCAAGCGCTCGGTCCACTTGCGCCGTGAAGCGGAAGGGAAACGCCGGGAATTGGTCGGCATCTTGCCCGAAGACCCTGACAAGCAAGTGCCCGAAGGCGCGCCACTGACCCCTAAAGGTCGCAAAGAAGCGACCGAAGGATTGGTTACCGCCTGCGTCTGGAGCGTCGTCAACAATCGCTGGGTTGGCCTGGCGTTGCTGAAGAACGGGCAGGAGCGACACGGGCAAACCGCGCATGTTCGGCTGAAAGACGAGGTGATCCCGGTGACCATCACAAAGCCTGTATTCCATGACCCCGAGGGTCAGCGCCTGAGGTCCTGA
- a CDS encoding sarcosine oxidase subunit gamma: MSYDVKIERQTLNALFDLKGDPEVVQNWAEFSLPSRPNTRAMQEAVEVYHIGRNHWIVRASLELEEALEAQLKPTDCPADISIVRISDTLTFFSVAGPQAAEVMAIACPLDLHVTAFDEDAVTYSELFGLKALVMRCEAGFEFAVEQSFGDMVQDYLTRATA, from the coding sequence ATGAGCTACGACGTCAAGATCGAACGCCAAACCCTGAATGCGCTGTTTGACCTCAAAGGGGATCCCGAGGTCGTTCAAAATTGGGCCGAGTTTTCTCTGCCAAGCCGCCCCAACACAAGGGCGATGCAGGAAGCGGTTGAGGTATATCACATTGGACGCAATCACTGGATTGTACGTGCTTCGCTGGAACTGGAAGAGGCACTGGAAGCACAGCTCAAACCAACGGATTGCCCTGCGGACATCAGTATAGTGCGGATATCGGACACCCTTACCTTCTTTAGTGTCGCCGGACCCCAAGCCGCTGAAGTGATGGCTATTGCCTGCCCGCTTGATCTGCATGTCACTGCTTTTGATGAAGACGCAGTAACCTATTCCGAGTTGTTTGGCCTAAAAGCACTTGTGATGCGCTGCGAGGCTGGTTTTGAGTTTGCGGTTGAACAGAGTTTTGGCGACATGGTTCAGGATTATCTGACCCGAGCAACTGCCTGA
- a CDS encoding phytanoyl-CoA dioxygenase family protein: MDGRTMINTPDTDTVQQAYARDGVVLLRNILTDDWLNKLRDAVDEEVKKGDRYFAYKNMREKPGIFQDYCLNSDIGKRVAEVAGSPWTSLIYDQIFVKEPGTRTQTGWHTDQPYWPVAGPIMTMWIALDPVDPDNGALEFVRGSHAWGAKYRPFKTDQLGKFLHYLEEDNPDYIDMPDFEADRTKYDIFHYEQMEPGDALAFDGMTVHSAMGNRTSTRRRRGYAVRFAVEGATYEPRDSVTEWLHDDDLKPGAPFAGGRFPVIYSNT; the protein is encoded by the coding sequence ATGGATGGAAGAACTATGATAAACACACCGGATACAGATACTGTTCAGCAAGCGTATGCGCGCGACGGCGTCGTTTTATTGAGAAACATCCTCACAGACGATTGGTTAAACAAGTTGCGTGATGCCGTGGACGAAGAGGTCAAAAAGGGTGACCGGTATTTTGCCTATAAAAATATGCGTGAAAAACCGGGTATCTTTCAGGACTATTGTCTGAACTCAGATATTGGAAAGCGCGTGGCCGAGGTGGCGGGCAGCCCCTGGACTTCGTTGATCTATGACCAAATTTTCGTGAAAGAACCTGGCACACGCACCCAGACCGGCTGGCATACAGATCAGCCCTATTGGCCTGTGGCCGGTCCCATCATGACAATGTGGATCGCACTTGATCCTGTCGACCCAGACAATGGAGCGCTGGAATTTGTCCGTGGCTCGCACGCTTGGGGCGCAAAATACCGGCCTTTCAAAACTGACCAGCTTGGCAAGTTTCTTCACTATCTGGAAGAGGATAACCCGGACTATATCGACATGCCCGATTTCGAGGCGGATCGCACTAAATATGACATATTCCACTATGAACAGATGGAACCTGGCGATGCCCTGGCCTTCGATGGAATGACTGTGCATTCGGCGATGGGCAACCGAACCTCGACCCGTCGCAGGCGTGGATATGCGGTACGTTTTGCCGTTGAAGGTGCCACCTATGAACCGCGCGATAGCGTTACTGAATGGCTGCATGATGACGACCTGAAACCGGGTGCTCCCTTTGCCGGTGGGCGCTTCCCTGTCATCTATAGCAACACCTAA